In Mangifera indica cultivar Alphonso chromosome 1, CATAS_Mindica_2.1, whole genome shotgun sequence, a single genomic region encodes these proteins:
- the LOC123221559 gene encoding BAHD acyltransferase DCR-like has translation MPSSICVVSKCTIYPYQKSRLRTLRLSVSDLPMLSCQYIQKGVLLSTPPYSVTQFINLLKQSLSTALSHFPALAGRLVTDSEGHVSIVCNDAGIDFVEAKACFVNIRSLLSPLDVPDCYKEFFSFDETVSYAGHNKPLAAVQATELADGVFIGCSVNHAVTDGTSFWHFFNTFAEICKGVKKISKSPDFSRDTVFDSLAVLKFPAGGPKATFSGDEPLRERVFSFSREAILKMKFRANNGILKTQLTNSEILGKQSSDSWKTVNGEITSALASLLKTNSNRTAEISSFQSLCAQLWRSVTRARKLAPSKTTTFRMAVNCRHRLEPRLDAHYFGNAIQSIPTVAAAGELLSRDLSWGADILHKNVIAHDDATVRRGVVDWERQPRLFPLGNFDGASITMGSSPRFPMYDNDFGWGRPLAVRSGRANKFDGKISAFPGREGNGSVDLEVVLAPETMAGLEKDLEFMQYVS, from the coding sequence ATGCCTTCTTCAATTTGCGTCGTCTCCAAATGCACCATTTACCCATATCAAAAATCAAGACTCAGAACATTAAGGCTTTCCGTTTCTGATCTTCCAATGCTCTCTTGTCAATACATTCAGAAAGGTGTTCTTCTTTCAACTCCTCCTTACTCAGTAACCCAGTTTATAAATTTACTCAAACAGTCTCTCTCCACCGCTCTTTCCCACTTCCCCGCTTTGGCTGGCCGTCTCGTCACTGACTCGGAAGGCCATGTCAGCATTGTCTGTAACGACGCAGGAATCGACTTCGTTGAAGCAAAAgcttgttttgttaatattcgTAGTCTTTTGTCGCCGCTGGATGTTCCCGATTGCTATAaggagtttttttcttttgacgAAACAGTCAGTTACGCCGGCCACAACAAGCCGTTAGCGGCTGTTCAAGCGACCGAGTTGGCTGACGGTGTTTTCATTGGCTGCAGCGTTAATCACGCCGTCACTGACGGCACTTCGTTCTGGCATTTCTTTAATACATTTGCTGAAATTTGTAAAGGAGTGAAGAAAATCTCGAAATCTCCTGACTTTTCCCGTGACACCGTGTTTGACTCACTCGCCGTGCTTAAATTTCCCGCCGGTGGCCCCAAAGCTACTTTCTCCGGCGACGAGCCGTTGCGTGAGAGAGTTTTTAGCTTCAGCAGAGAAGccattttgaaaatgaaattcagaGCCAATAACGGAATTCTCAAAACCCAACTGACAAATTCGGAGATTTTAGGGAAGCAAAGCAGCGACAGTTGGAAAACCGTTAACGGGGAAATAACGTCGGCTCTGGCGAGTCTGTTGAAAACCAATTCAAACCGTACAGCGGAGATTTCCTCGTTTCAGTCATTATGCGCGCAGCTGTGGAGGTCCGTGACACGCGCGAGGAAACTGGCGCCAAGTAAAACGACGACGTTTCGCATGGCTGTGAACTGTCGACACAGACTGGAGCCGAGACTGGACGCGCACTACTTCGGCAACGCGATACAGAGCATCCCAACCGTCGCTGCAGCCGGGGAGCTCTTGTCACGTGACTTGTCGTGGGGAGCCGATATTCTACACAAGAACGTGATAGCCCACGACGACGCCACGGTGCGGCGAGGGGTGGTGGATTGGGAGAGGCAGCCGAGGCTGTTTCCGCTAGGAAACTTCGACGGCGCATCAATCACGATGGGAAGCTCACCCAGATTCCCAATGTATGATAATGATTTCGGGTGGGGCCGACCTTTGGCGGTTAGGAGTGGCAGGGCTAACAAGTTTGACGGGAAAATCTCGGCGTTTCCTGGAAGGGAAGGAAACGGGAGTGTTGATCTTGAGGTTGTGTTGGCACCTGAAACTATGGCAGGGCTTGAGAAAGATTTGGAATTCATGCAGTATGTTTCATAA
- the LOC123221548 gene encoding sulfoquinovosyl transferase SQD2 yields MTTPSSLSINPSFSPPYLCPVSISSFSFEVSSFTSSRTKHVSLTCKRFDFVRASSLTIWRRKQIVLVKADNNNNSDTNNDMTITEVREEEDESQPLIESENNARPRRIALFVEPSPFAYVSGYKNRFQNFIRYLREMGDEVMVVTTHEGVPQEFYGAKLIGSRSFPCPWYQKVPLSLALSPRIISEVARFKPDIIHASSPGIMVFGALIIAKLLCVPIVMSYHTHVPVYIPRYTFSWLVTPMWLVIKFLHRAADLTLVPSAAIAKDLEAARVTAANKIRLWNKGVDSESFHPRYRSHEMRLRLSNGEPEKPLIVHVGRLGVEKSLDFLKRVMDRLPEARIAFIGDGPYREELEKMFTGMPAVFTGMLQGEELSQAYASGDVFVMPSESETLGLVVLEAMSSGIPVVGARAGGIPDIIPDDQEGKTGYLFNPGNLEDCLSKLEPLLCNKELRETMGKAARLEMEKYDWKAATRKIRNEQYNAAIWFWRKKRAQLLRPIQWLAKRIFPSAEVNYS; encoded by the exons ATGACGACTCCTTCTTCTCTCTCTATAAATCCCTCTTTCTCTCCTCCTTACTTGTGCCCTGTCTctatctcttctttttcttttgaagttTCTTCTTTTACTTCTTCAAGAACAAAACACGTTTCTTTAACTtgtaaaagatttgattttgttagAGCTAGCAGTCTCACGATTTGGAGAAGGAAACAGATTGTTCTCGTTAAAgctgataataataataatagtgatACTAACAACGATATGACTATTACAGAGGTCAGAGAAGAAGAGGATGAGAGTCAACCTCTGATTGAATCAGAGAACAATGCTAGACCTCGTCGTATTGCTCTCTTTGTTGAACCCTCTCCATTtgc ATATGTTTCAGGATATAAGAACCGATTCCagaattttattagatatttacGTGAAATGGGGGATGAG GTAATGGTTGTGACAACACATGAAGGAGTGCCCCAGGAGTTTTATGGAGCAAAATTGATTGGCTCACGGag CTTCCCTTGCCCTTGGTACCAGAAAGTGCCTCTTTCGCTAGCACTTAGTCCCAGAATAATTTCAGAGGTTGCACGGTTTAAACCTGACATTATACATGCATCTTCACCGGGGATTATG GTTTTTGGTGCTCTTATCATTGCAAAACTACTGTGTGTACCAATTGTCATGTCATATCACACTCACGTTCCAGT ATATATCCCAAGATACACTTTTAGTTGGCTGGTGACACCTATGTGGTTGGTTATAA AATTTCTTCATAGAGCAGCTGATCTTACTTTGGTTCCATCAGCTGCCATTGCAAAGGATCTTGAAGCAGCTAGGGTGACAGCAG CTAATAAGATTCGTCTCTGGAATAAGGGTGTAGATTCTGAAAGCTTCCACCCACGTTACCGTTCTCATGAAATGAGATTGAGACTAAG CAATGGTGAACCTGAGAAACCATTAATAGTTCATGTTGGCCGACTTGGTGTGGAGAAGAGTTTGGATTTTCTCAAAAG GGTCATGGATAGACTTCCAGAAGCCCGGATTGCTTTTATTGGAGATGGTCCATATAG GGAGGAACTGGAAAAAATGTTCACTGGCATGCCTGCAGTGTTTACTGGGATGCTACAAGGTGAAGAGCTATCCCAGGCATATGCCAGTGGGGATGTTTTTGTGATGCCTTCAGAATCTGAGACACTTGGACTAGTTGTTTTGGAGGCCATGTCTTCAGGAATTCCTGTGGTGGGAGCTCGTGCAGGGGGAATCCCTGATATAATTCCTGACGATCAGGAGGGCAAAACGGGCTATCTCTTTAATCCAGGCAATCTTGAAGACTGCTTGAGTAAATTGGAGCCTCTGTTATGCAACAAAGAACTGAGAGAAACTATGGGGAAGGCTGCACGACTGGAAATGGAGAAGTATGACTGGAAGGCAGCCACCAGAAAGATACGCAACGAACAATACAATGCTGCCATATGGTTCTGGCGAAAGAAGAGAGCGCAGCTATTGAGACCTATACAATGGCTGGCAAAACGTATCTTCCCATCGGCAGAGGTTAACTACAGTTGA